In a genomic window of Thermosynechococcus sp. CL-1:
- a CDS encoding MFS transporter: MVSSGPKPRPEGFAALMRNKNFLKLWGGQIISQLADKIFLVLLITLAVSYDASYELPGSKASAVMIANTLPAVFFGSTAGTFVDRYPKRELMSITNILRGLLVFALIFIPKRFTLLLLIAFSESILTQFFAPAEQAAIPLLVKEENLLSANALFITTMMGSLVVGFAIGEPLLSGAVAIGGVYAREVVVGALYVMAGLVLASIRYREAVHERDRHLNVWQDLQEGFHYVRKNRLLGNAMLQLTILYCVFAALTVLAVSLAQEIGLRPNQFGFLLAAAGLGLILGAGVLGQWGEKLHHRPLPLIGFLVMAAVLLVFAFVHHLWVGLGLSILLGMGASLIGIPMQTLIQVRTPATMRGKVFGFQNNIVNIALSVPLAIAGILSDFLGLTVVMVGMGGVVAIAGIWAWRNTRAVLEDAI, from the coding sequence ATGGTAAGTTCTGGTCCCAAGCCCCGTCCAGAAGGGTTTGCTGCTCTGATGCGGAACAAGAATTTCCTCAAGTTATGGGGCGGTCAAATCATCTCCCAACTGGCGGACAAAATTTTTCTCGTCCTCCTAATTACACTGGCGGTTTCCTATGACGCCAGCTATGAACTGCCCGGCTCTAAGGCCTCAGCCGTAATGATTGCCAATACGCTACCAGCGGTCTTCTTTGGTTCAACGGCGGGCACCTTTGTGGATCGCTACCCGAAGCGGGAGCTAATGAGCATTACCAATATTCTGCGCGGGCTACTGGTTTTTGCTCTGATCTTTATTCCGAAGCGGTTTACGCTGCTGCTCCTGATTGCCTTTTCTGAGTCCATTCTTACGCAATTCTTTGCCCCGGCAGAACAGGCGGCGATTCCCCTGCTAGTGAAGGAGGAAAATCTGCTCTCAGCGAATGCCCTCTTTATCACAACAATGATGGGGTCACTTGTAGTGGGGTTTGCCATCGGTGAGCCATTGCTGAGTGGTGCTGTGGCCATAGGGGGTGTCTATGCCCGTGAAGTCGTTGTCGGTGCGCTGTACGTTATGGCGGGATTGGTTTTAGCCTCGATTCGCTACCGAGAAGCAGTTCATGAGCGCGATCGCCACCTCAATGTATGGCAGGACTTGCAGGAGGGGTTTCACTACGTGCGCAAAAATCGCCTCTTGGGGAATGCCATGCTCCAGTTAACGATCCTCTATTGTGTCTTTGCCGCCTTGACGGTGTTGGCCGTCAGTTTAGCCCAAGAAATTGGCCTGCGTCCTAATCAGTTTGGCTTTCTCTTGGCCGCCGCAGGGCTGGGGTTAATTTTAGGGGCGGGGGTTTTGGGCCAATGGGGGGAAAAATTGCATCACCGACCCCTGCCTTTGATTGGCTTTTTGGTGATGGCAGCCGTCCTGCTGGTCTTTGCCTTTGTGCATCATCTGTGGGTGGGTCTGGGCTTAAGTATTTTGCTGGGAATGGGGGCATCTTTAATTGGTATTCCCATGCAGACCCTCATTCAAGTTCGGACGCCGGCGACGATGCGGGGTAAGGTCTTTGGCTTCCAAAATAACATTGTCAATATTGCCCTCAGTGTGCCCTTGGCGATCGCCGGGATTCTTTCGGACTTCCTTGGCCTCACAGTGGTCATGGTGGGGATGGGGGGCGTGGTGGCGATCGCGGGCATTTGGGCATGGCGGAATACACGAGCCGTTCTTGAGGATGCGATTTAG